The window CAAAGTCGGGTTCCAGGTCTACCCgttctgtctgtctgtctgtccgatCAGTCCACAGTTAAATCCCCATACCCTCAACCAAACTAAAGTCACCATTCCCCTTCCCCAACACCATCCCCATTTCCAGCTCCATTCAGCGCATGTCATGTCTCGTATCTTTTTTGCTAATCGTAAATAACTGTGGAAATTTTTTGCTACTGTATGTGATTTGCACATGGCATGAGGATGAAAAGGAGTTGCGAACTCACTCCCCATGTGCCACCCCGGTATCCCCTTCCCAGTTGGCTCTCAGTCACTGTGCGCGGATGGATTCGCTTCTCGGATGCAGAGCTGCGCCTTAAATGCGATCCTCAGATGTTGCTGtggatgttgctgttgctgttggtgttgctgttgctgcggtTGCTGTTGTTATCTCTGACGTTGGCAATCGGTGCCATTGCACAGTgggttttttattaaatatatacaaaattaaaataaaatttttgcttAGAAATCTATTCTAAAGGTGAATTAAGCCTGAACATTTCCTGAATAGAACTATTATATTATAGTCTCTGAAAGATTATAAAgatttaaattacaaaaaaaaaaataattatatttttctatGTTCATTACAACTCTTTCATTTCTGAAATgaaaattgttttcctttcaaAACATGTGTTGGTAATAACAAAACTAGATAAAAAcgatacaaaaaaaagaggtACATAAGCCCTTTCCCAGACACATTTTTTCATTGTAGTCGGGCTTTACTCCTATCATCCACATATCATAGCAGCCTAATCCGGGGTAtgtatattttcctttttttttgacagCACATTTCGCCGACCTAATCCACTGTGATTCAGTGGGGATGGGGAAATGGTCCGACGACTGGTcggatggctggatggctggctgtTAAGGCCTCTTTATATGCGCaccttaaaaaacaacaacaagatgCTTAAtgctgttttctgttttgtatttttttgcgtTGCCTCATGAACGGGGCACACTTATTGCCACGCAGTCGAAGATACAGCGAACACACTcaccagatacagatacagatgcaggGGGCATAGGCTTGAAACCGGAGTTGGAGCCGCGGACTGGAGTTGAAGTTACAGCTTCAAGCTTGATCTAAAGTGagagaaaaaaatgttaaagatttaaaaaattaaacaaaaaaagtaaagaaatatttagagTTTGTTTtagatattttgttttttatcaaTAGTATTAGTTTTAAAGGGTAAGACATTTAAAAGTTAGTAAGTATACCCTTTTTTCTTTGTGTATCGCTGCCTCTGGACCTGGAGGTagatttgttttggttttttatttttggtttcctttttttttaaggcaCAACCAGAGCCACGAAGCGAACTGGGTAAAAAACATGTTTGGatttaattctttttatttattttcaccGTCGTCGCTTGATTTTTTTCCTTCCACCATGTTGCTTTCTTTCGTTGCTTTTTGGACATGTATCagaaaagatactttttttgtttttgttggctgTGTGTGCCACGATGATGACGCTGACAAAGGTCTCCCTGCCGCCTGCCCCTACTGACTGCTGCCTGCCCCCTGCCACCGTTGCCGTACGCGATTTTAATGAAGCACTTAAAAAgcataaatgaaaataaaaacccaACAAAGGCAACAGACAGCAGATAGCCCCAGTGCCCCGCCACCAGCCTAGTCCCTGCCGGGCCGAAGAACGACAATTGATGTGGAGCCTGGGTCCGCTGGACCTCAATCTGGGACCTGGGACCTGGAACACGGCCACCGCGACCAGGGATCACTCTTCGCAGTCGCTCGCCGTCCCTGTCTATCTGCCTGCATCCGATGGGCGGCCATCCGGGGCCAAAATCCATCCCCAGATACATTACTTTTTACTGTCGAAGTTTGTCCGCAAGCATTGACAGTACAAACAAATTATGGATACAGTAGAGCCCTCCAAGATGCTTccattctaaaaataaatatttgcaaaaaGTTATTGAAAGTTAATCCCACCGGGCGTATACGTGATATGTGTCCATCACTTATACGCACATATCACGCATACGTAGTGGTGTACCTCAAGAGCAGTCTCTACTGTAGCAGCAAATATCTGCGGCCTGCCTGCGACTCAAATTAATTCTAATCTAGCAAATTACGGTGGACCATTTATGCtgccataaaaattaaagatgCCACCCCCGACCACTTCTGGGCCGATAAGAAAGTGCGTGTGCGTTCATTATGCGACTTGGCTGATGGGGCAGGCTCATAGTAACGCATCTCGCAGATACAAATAGAGTTGGGGGTGGGGAAGAGATATCTCGCAGCAGTAGCCAATAAAACGAGAGGCATTAAACAGCCGCATTACAGATGCACGGGGACTGAGAGGATGGGACAGTGGAGTGGCCATCTCGGATTGATAGAGTCGCCAATGACAATGGGGCCATTGTCGTTGAATAATTAAGCAGGGGCACGGATAAGGATACATAGACTATCCCCCTGCCAGCCTGGACCGGCCAATTCATTGCTAAATTATGCCAGCAAATAGGGGCCATTTCATACACTACACTCTCACCCACTAATCGAATTGATTCTTGAACGGCGACTTCTACCGAGGATGACTCCCATTGTCGCTCTAGCCCATTATGAgccatttcaatttttttatgccCTGGAATTAATAGTTGTGTGGATATTTTAAGATGCGATTGGCCAGCAAACTAATTGTCGCCGTCAATCGGGCTCAGTGTGTGTGTAAACATTGGTacttaaattaatattaatatttaaccCCATTTATACGACTATCTGTTTATGCGGCTTTTAATCAACGATTTGTATTCTCAGCTTTGATGatagaaataataatagtatAACTTGAGTTAAGGGCATGACTGGATAGCTTTATTCGGAagaggttttcatatttttttaatgtctATTTTTAGAGAGGAGCTCTAATTTGGACAGTCTCTTCTGAGAACTTCCCCCACACACAATTACCTGTTATTAGTTCcctgaaaaagttttaatttgtAAACGAGCATAACTACAAATACTCTTTGTTGGTTTCTTTTTTCATTGTATCTTAAATCCGCTCCAgaaggcaaacaaaacaaacacccCAACCCCAACCCCAACCCCACTATGTAAATAGTTGACCACCTCTGATTTATGCCGAATCTTGTTTGCTCTGTAGAGTCGTTCCTGTGGGAGGTGGTATGGTGGTGTGGTGGTGGGTGGAGGAGGTGGCACACGGCACATCGGGGTCTGGGGCATCGAGCAAACGAACGCTGCGTTGGGCCGCTCTATGCCAGTTTGCGTGAGTGTTGCAATTGTGTGCACTGGTGGTAGTCGTAGTTGCGGGTTCATTGCACGTACACACACAGCTGCAGGCGCACCCATAGCTGCCACCCCCACCCACCAGTGGTGCAATTTCACCTTTTTAGCCAATTTTAgacaaattttaatatttaataaatcatttaaaaaatttgatcCTCCTAACTTTGTCTCCAATATCCATACCCTGTACTTGAAGGTTTTATTCTTTAagcttaacttaaaaaacccaCTTCGGCCCATTGTACTGGGGAGCCCATCAGCCCCACTGTTTGGTCGGTTGCTTTGTTGCGTGTTCGtgttgcagttgttgctgttgctgttgctgttgttggctGTTGCTGTTCTCCGATTTTGCGAGGCGCTTTAGACAGCCGGGCTTCGGACTACGGGCACCCGGTTCCCGATACTCGGCCACAGCCTCCAACCCCCCTCCCCCGGCATTGCAGGTCCTACACACCGGCTCCACCTCGTTCGTCTTCGGTCATCGTGGAGTCCTCTGCTCACTgctttctgtttctgttttgcGGACCTGCATTTTACTCTGCACTCGTGACTGCtcttttgtttcggttttcgcTGCTTCTAATGCTCTCGCCTGCCCCACTCTGTCGCTCTTGCTCCGTCACCTGGCCGTCTCTTCGCCCCCTCGATGGCCCCAAGGCCCCCAAAACGTCACAGAGAGAGAGCTGCGTCGCCGTTGTTTATCGTTGTTTTTGGGCTGCCTGCCcgttttgcctttttgtttttttttttgtgttgcctcctttctttttttcttttcagttgtttttcggtttttgcagCTCTGAGCTTCGTTGGGGCTGCGCGGTTGGGGCTGccgttgccgctgctgctcctccgccTGGTGTCTTCTCTTCTTGGCTGTCTCCTCTTTGGTCTTGTTGCTTTTGTCTGTTTTGCTTTTCGCTTTGCGTCTTACAGACACACACAACCACACACCCGCACCTATACACCAATGGACAGCTGAGAGACTTTTGTATGTAAAACTGACGTCGTCGTTGCTTTAGCTTTTCGCTGCTTTTTTTTGCACATTCTGCCTGTTCTCTCTTCTCGCCTGCATTTTGTGTATCTCATCTCGTGTTCGCTTTCGCTGCCTTTCCAATCTCTTCGGCATCGGCATCGcccggcaacagcaacagcaacaacaacaacgaaaagCTGGCGTCGCCGTCGCCaccgtcgtcgtcgtcgtcatcgtTTTCTCTATTTTCCTCAATCGCTCTgccttttcattttcaattcgCATATTTTTGCAAACTCTACTTTCAGTTATTCGCCGATAATTGATGTCAAAGGACGCAGTTGTGCTCCGCTACCGCTGTTCCGTTTGCCAGTGGAATCGCTACGCGAACCAGTTCTACTACTAGTTCCAGCGTCAGTTCCGGTTCCGGTTCCTGGTCTCACTCCCCACCCGTTCCGTTTCCGGTGCTTGAGCAGTGTGACCATGCCAAAGGAGGATCCATTCGTCAATCGTGCGCAGCTGCTGAAGGCGATCAAGAAATACCCAGAAATCTGGGACTCCAACAACAAGCTCCATATGTGCCGCAGCGTCACTTCGCCCATGTGGACCGAGATCGCAGAGCAATTCGGTGGCCATGTGCCGACAGGTGAGTGTTGTAGCAGCCACCTTTCAGCTGTTACTCTCTTTTGTTGCTTCCTTTCACATTGCTTTCATCTTTTCTTTGTTGCCTTTTTGCAAAATGATATACTTTtacatataattttataaaatatttaacattaGTATAATAATACTTTagaatcttaaaaataaatgtataacaAATTTTTCAGTGTGACCCTTTCTTCCTTTTTTCGATAAAACATGAATCACACATATTAAGTATACGTATTACGTATACGTCATAATCGTAAAactttttattccattttttcagTAAAACTGCAATCGATTTGGAGCCAGATGAAGTACCATTATCACAACTTGGTCCACCGGCAGATCCTGCACAAGGATCGCTTCAACACCAAGTGGGAACACTTTGAGCCCATGTCCTTTATGTACAACATAACGGTGGCCAAGATCGTGGGCGCCCAGTCAGGCGGGGGTGGCAGTGCGGGTACTTCCACTGATCCCTCTTCCCATTCTCCGCCCAGTGCTTCGCAATCCGCCGGGGAGGGGGAAACCAGCTCGGCTCCTCCTCTGCCGAGCGCCTCCCACGGACGCGGACGTCCCAGTGGCAGCTTCAGCTGGCTGCAGAGCAACACTCCTCCCACCGCCCCCCAGCTGCCACACCTCATGACTCCGCCGACCCACGGTCATGGGATGACATACACAGCCTTCACAGGACTGGTGCCGCCACCTGCCACAGTGGCACCTGAAACTGTGTCCACGCCTCCGCGGAAGCTGGGGCGCCCTAGCTCTTTGCACAACAGCATGCGTGGCAGGATCATCGATGCCATCAAGGCGCGTCCCTCGCTGTGGGCGGGACGCCAGCGAAGCGAAAAAGGACAAGGTCAGAGTCGAACCTCGGCAGTTTGGAAGGAAGCGGCCATCGAGATGGGTCTTACGCCGAGTGAGTATGGTTTCCAACTAAAATTAGGTTTTAAATGATGCGATTAAGCATGTTCTTAAAGGATAATCTTCCTTACAAGTAACATATAAACCTTGTATCCTTACAGCCCTTATGCAGACCCGCTGGTCGATCATTAAACAGCGGTATGTGGATGAACTCCAGAAGGAGCGCCACGCCCAGTACTCCCACCAGGGCTTTCGCTCCACTTGGGAGCACTTCGAGCGGATGTCTTTCATGAGGGACATCCTTCTGAAGAAAGTTGACGAGCGGGAGCAGACGCGAGAGCAGATCCAGGAGATAGTCAgcgagcagcagcaccaccagcagcagccgcacCACCAGCCGGCGCAGCATCTGCACCACTACCGCCCGGCGCCTCCGACGGCGGGTCTGGTGGAGCACGCCCAGGACATGCCCATCGGGCTGGTGCAGCACCACCAGGAGGCCACTGGTCACCCACCGCTGCTGCACCACCCCCACCATCCGCAGCCAGGCATCCGGCGGCGGGTCAAGCATGAATCGGACTTGGAGTGGGATCCCTTTGAGATGATCCTGCACGTCCATGGCGCCGGAGAGCCAGCGGCCAACTGAAGACTGAGAAACACAATGGGGGTGGTCCTGAGAAAAATACCGAAACTATACTAGAATTTTTCGGTATTTATTTTACTTCTCAGGGTAGACCCCTCTGGGTAGGAGGATGAAACATGGTAGAGTATCCCACGTCCATGAATAATCGCCAGATTTAAAACCAATATCTATACCATTTACATATTGAATAACACATTTATcgcagaacaaaattttgtaattcCTTTTTCTACTACTATTCTACAATTAAATACATCACATAAAAATAGATCATTTTTTGGGGGGAGTTTAAAGGAGGAGCTTAAAAAGGATATATAGATCCTTGAAAATAAACCCTTCGTTACATCGGCGAGAAGAAGATTTATTCCACCTGAAGTACTTTGCACTCAATCAATTCCCGTAATCATGATGCGATGCGATGGATCTGAAGATTCGAGCACGCCCTGGGCGCGAAAACTAAATTATGCTAATTCGCACCGTGTGTGCAACATTTGTCGATTGCCAAAATCGCAAACATGTTCCAtactaacacacacactcgtCAGGGCTCATCCAATAAAGTTCTGGTAGCACCACCCATCCAGTATTTTTGGTGGATTTGTGTGTTCTCCCCACTCTTCTCGAATCTCTGGCTTTGGGCCAAGGGCGGAGGAACACGCGTAATTCCAATCACGTGCCAGCCCAGAAAAGAAAAGTTCTCAAACTGTAAAACGTTTATCAAAATATAAGGGGGAGGAGGGGGTGGCCCACATAATTGGCCAAAAGGAGAAGGCCCCGCCCACAGTCCACCATCCATAGCCCACCTCCCACAGACTCCGACAATATCTTCAATAATAAATGCATTTTACTGTCGAATTTGCCGCATTCTGCACAACACACGTGCCTTAAATAATTCACGTCGCATTTAGCGGCGTTTTTGCCAAGCCTCTAATGGGCCCAGCGATTTGTAAAAGAGGCGGGCTGAGTAAGGGGGCAATAagggggaggaggaggaggaggcgtgGCACACCGCCAGGTAAAGTGGAAAGTAGTTGGCTACGTTTTACGTTCTAGTTCGAGGCGAAAATTTGCCTAAAAACTCAAGTAGTTTGTTCAA of the Drosophila ananassae strain 14024-0371.13 chromosome 2R, ASM1763931v2, whole genome shotgun sequence genome contains:
- the LOC6507186 gene encoding uncharacterized protein LOC6507186, yielding MPKEDPFVNRAQLLKAIKKYPEIWDSNNKLHMCRSVTSPMWTEIAEQFGGHVPTVKLQSIWSQMKYHYHNLVHRQILHKDRFNTKWEHFEPMSFMYNITVAKIVGAQSGGGGSAGTSTDPSSHSPPSASQSAGEGETSSAPPLPSASHGRGRPSGSFSWLQSNTPPTAPQLPHLMTPPTHGHGMTYTAFTGLVPPPATVAPETVSTPPRKLGRPSSLHNSMRGRIIDAIKARPSLWAGRQRSEKGQGQSRTSAVWKEAAIEMGLTPTLMQTRWSIIKQRYVDELQKERHAQYSHQGFRSTWEHFERMSFMRDILLKKVDEREQTREQIQEIVSEQQHHQQQPHHQPAQHLHHYRPAPPTAGLVEHAQDMPIGLVQHHQEATGHPPLLHHPHHPQPGIRRRVKHESDLEWDPFEMILHVHGAGEPAAN